From a single Natronorubrum tibetense GA33 genomic region:
- a CDS encoding ABC transporter permease yields MSRWKYFFKRVLLSIPVLFLALTFIFVLLRMGPVDPVAARLGPEATGAEAEQMRERLGLNDPLWEQYIDFTTSYLTFDFGQSWVVYSGYEVTAILSWTAPPTLWLGFWAILLPLFIGIPLGFYAGLRPNTGGDYVASVAGILWQAMPNFWLCIMLLAVLRQTQGNEWFDWYAVGYDSVTGTPNLGFFNVSAIDVGLTSIPFVTGIDWGILGADIKLILPAALVLGSASMAAEMRIGRTAILETINSNYVVTAKAKGLKDRVIIWKHVFRNAMIPLVPVITNEAFLLIGGSVVVEQIFNINGIGRTFFRAMIDADLPLAGALLFIFTVIIILLNIFQDLLYTIIDPRVGYDK; encoded by the coding sequence ATGAGTCGCTGGAAATACTTCTTCAAACGGGTCCTCCTCTCGATTCCGGTCCTGTTTCTGGCACTCACGTTCATTTTCGTGTTGCTGCGGATGGGGCCAGTGGATCCGGTCGCAGCGAGACTCGGCCCCGAAGCGACCGGTGCCGAAGCCGAACAGATGCGCGAACGACTCGGTCTCAACGACCCGCTCTGGGAGCAGTACATCGACTTCACCACCAGTTACCTGACGTTCGACTTCGGCCAGTCGTGGGTCGTCTACTCCGGCTACGAGGTGACGGCAATCCTGTCGTGGACCGCCCCGCCGACCCTCTGGCTCGGGTTCTGGGCCATCCTCCTTCCGCTGTTTATCGGGATCCCGCTCGGCTTCTATGCCGGCTTGCGGCCCAACACGGGCGGTGACTACGTCGCATCGGTCGCCGGTATCCTCTGGCAAGCGATGCCGAACTTCTGGCTCTGCATCATGCTGCTTGCCGTCCTCCGACAGACGCAGGGCAACGAGTGGTTCGACTGGTACGCGGTCGGATACGACAGCGTCACGGGAACGCCCAACCTTGGGTTTTTCAACGTGAGCGCTATCGATGTCGGCCTCACCTCGATTCCGTTCGTAACTGGAATCGACTGGGGGATACTCGGAGCGGACATCAAACTCATCCTCCCGGCCGCACTGGTACTCGGCTCCGCATCGATGGCCGCTGAGATGCGCATCGGTCGAACGGCCATCCTCGAGACGATCAACTCGAACTACGTCGTGACGGCCAAGGCGAAAGGGCTCAAAGACCGAGTAATTATCTGGAAACACGTCTTCAGGAACGCGATGATCCCGCTGGTACCTGTCATCACTAACGAGGCGTTCTTGTTGATCGGCGGCTCGGTGGTCGTCGAACAAATCTTCAACATCAACGGTATCGGCCGGACGTTCTTCCGCGCGATGATCGACGCTGACCTTCCGTTGGCCGGTGCGTTGTTGTTCATTTTCACCGTGATCATCATTCTACTGAACATCTTCCAGGACTTGCTCTACACGATTATCGATCCACGAGTGGGGTACGACAAATGA